The following proteins are encoded in a genomic region of Sorangiineae bacterium MSr12523:
- a CDS encoding small ribosomal subunit Rsm22 family protein, translated as MISPLDETWRSLLDDVARERKWPTSSDVKRLASNVRALSSAYNDGAQAPAARARSADALGARLLFSFPRDVPKGAAAVRELLSAGLLRIPADRPLRILDVGAGLGAMTWGIVRALAGAGQSGAVEAFLVDEDPTAIELAARIFKRRAGEGNVRITARCTSGTVDDAAARTDATFDLVIAGQLLSELHRDRPDPERVTRHVELVLSLLKRVREHGALVIVEPALRPRTRHLHAVRDALITPPRPGVTLFAPCLHASACPMLTNPGDWCHEDLPVNLPAWLVDVARGAGLRWEGLTYSYLILRRDEAQLAGSLVPAQPDGMRLRVVSDLIVTKGKCEVFLCSEAGSLVRPARLDRAHSETNASFRSLVRGDLVTIQPFSERRIERETSVKRCSS; from the coding sequence ATGATCTCGCCGCTCGATGAAACATGGCGTTCTCTGCTCGATGACGTGGCCCGCGAACGAAAATGGCCCACCTCGTCCGACGTAAAGCGGCTTGCCTCCAATGTCCGCGCCCTCTCGTCGGCGTACAACGATGGCGCCCAGGCCCCCGCCGCCCGCGCCCGCAGCGCAGATGCCCTTGGTGCGAGGCTCCTCTTTTCCTTCCCGCGGGACGTCCCCAAAGGCGCGGCCGCCGTGCGCGAGCTCCTCTCCGCCGGGCTTCTCCGCATTCCCGCCGACCGGCCGCTGCGCATCCTCGACGTGGGCGCAGGCCTCGGCGCCATGACGTGGGGCATCGTGCGGGCGCTGGCCGGCGCCGGCCAAAGCGGCGCCGTCGAAGCCTTCCTCGTCGACGAAGACCCTACGGCCATCGAACTCGCCGCGCGCATTTTCAAGCGGCGCGCCGGGGAAGGGAACGTGCGCATCACCGCGCGCTGTACCTCCGGAACCGTGGACGATGCCGCCGCCCGCACCGACGCCACCTTCGACCTCGTCATCGCCGGGCAGCTCTTGAGCGAGCTGCATCGCGATCGCCCCGATCCGGAGCGCGTCACCCGCCACGTCGAGCTCGTCCTCTCGCTTCTGAAGCGTGTGCGTGAGCACGGCGCCCTGGTCATCGTGGAGCCCGCCCTTCGCCCGCGCACGCGGCATCTGCACGCCGTGCGCGATGCCCTGATCACGCCGCCCCGCCCGGGGGTCACTTTGTTTGCGCCGTGCCTGCACGCCTCGGCGTGCCCCATGCTCACCAACCCCGGCGACTGGTGCCACGAGGACCTTCCCGTGAACCTCCCGGCATGGCTCGTCGACGTCGCCCGCGGGGCCGGCCTGCGCTGGGAGGGGCTTACCTACAGCTACCTCATCTTGCGCCGCGATGAGGCCCAGCTCGCTGGAAGCCTCGTCCCCGCCCAACCCGACGGAATGCGCCTCCGCGTCGTGTCCGACCTCATCGTCACCAAGGGCAAATGCGAGGTCTTTTTGTGCAGTGAAGCGGGGTCTCTCGTCCGTCCAGCCCGCCTCGATCGCGCCCACTCGGAGACGAACGCGAGCTTTCGTTCACTGGTTCGTGGCGATCTCGTCACCATTCAACCCTTCAGTGAGCGGCGCATCGAACGCGAAACCTCTGTAAAGAGATGCTCATCATGA